The Candidatus Limnocylindrales bacterium DNA segment GAAATCGCATGCCCGATGACGTCTTTCTGACCGGCGCAACCGGTCTTCTGGGAAACGCGATCGCGCGAGTGCTCGTCTCGCAGGGACGAAAGGTCCGTGCGCTCGTCCGTAACACGCATAAAGCGAAAGACATCGTCCCTGCGGCATGCGAGCTGGTCGCCGGCGACATCACCGATGCGGCGTCGGTCGTCGCCGGTGCGCGTGGCACGAGCGTCGTCTATCACGCGGCCGGCCTGCCCGAGCAGTGGCTTGCCGACGTGCGCGATTTCGATCGCGTCAATGTCGACGGAACCCGCAACGTCGTTTCCGCTGCCGAGACCATCGGAGCAACGCGGTTCGTCTACGCAAGCACGATCGACGTGTTCCGTTTCTCGCCGCCCGGAATTCCGTTCGACGAAAGCGAGCTCGATCCCGTTCCGAAGGCGACAGCGTACGAGCGTTCCAAGCAGGCTGCCGACAGGCTCGTCGCTGCAGCGGTTGCCACGGGTCTGCCGGCCGTCTTCCTTCATCCGTCGGGAATTTACGGTCCCGGCCCGCTGACGTCGCCGGGAACGAATCATCTGATCGCCGACCTGGTGCGCGGGAAAGTTCCGATGCTGCTTCCAGGCGCGATCCCGGTCGTCTATTCCGACGACGTCGCGCTCGGCCACGTGCTTGCGGAAACGAAAGCTGCCGTCGGTGCACGCTACATCCTCAGCGAATCGACGCATTCGCTGACGGCGATTGCCGAAGCCGTGCGCGCCGCGACGAGCGCGAACGGAAAGCCAAGCAAGGTTCCGCCGGTCATGCCGATCGCGATCGCGAAAGTCGTTGCGTCGGTCGGCGAATTCGTCTCCGGATTCACCAAAAAGCCGCCGCTGCTCCCCAAAGGGCAGCTCGAGTTTCTTCAATACGGCGCGATGCCGTCGGGTGCGAAAGCGATGCGCGAGCTCGACTGGAAACCGCGATCGTTCGAACAGGGGGTCGCCCAGACGCTCGCGTTTCTGCGCGAGCACGGCCGCATCTGAAACGGCGCGCAGAACGCCGGCAACAGCAGGAAGCGAAGATGGGAATCGTCGAGAACAAACAGGTCGTACGAAGCTATTTCGACGCGGTGAACGGGGGCGACATGGCGACGATCACGGCGCTGCTCGACGACGATGCGTCGTTCTGGGTGCCGCCGTCGCTTCCCGACGGCGTCGAGTTCCGCGGCAAGGCGATGGTGCTCAAGCTGTTCACGCAATCGGTCGGTCTTTACGATCCGGACGCGGGTCTTCGCGTCGAGATCCAGTTACTGACCGCAGAAGAAGACCGCGTTGCGGCCGAGCTCATCATTCGCGGAAAGGCAGCGGCCGACGGACGCGACTACGAGAACTGGTATCATTTCCTGTTCCGCATCCGGGACGGGCACATCGTGGAGATCCGCGAGCATCTCGATTCGCTCTACGCATACCGCACACTGTTCATTCCGGCCGGAATCACCGAACGCAGCCACTGTCGCTGGCTGCCGTAAGACCGCTTTCTAGGGCGGCGGCATCAACCTGACCGGCGGTAACGTCGGAGGCACGTCGACGGGCGGCAGCGGCGGCCCCTCGAACTGCGGCTCGTGCTGCACGGGCGGAGTTGCCGGCGGCGGCTTCAGCGGCTTTGCCGTCGGAGCGGCCGGTTTGACCGCGGGAGCGACCGGCTTTGCGGCCGGCACAACCGGCTTCACAGCGGGCGCAGAACCGGGAGGCTTGAGAGGCGCAGACGTCGTCGACTTCGCTTTCGATGGCGGCACGATCGGTGCGAGCTGCCGGTTGGCCGGACCTTGCGGCGCAGGCGGTCTCAGCGGAATGAGCTCGTCGGTTCGCGGCTCGCCCACTCCGTCTGAAACCGGCGGCGCGGGCCGTAATTCCACTCGCGGTGCCGGTGCTGGTTCGACTCGCGGTACGAGTCGCGGCTCGGGCCTCGCTTCTGCCTGCGGTACCGGACGGGGCTTCTCCGGTGCAGGAATTCGTTCGAGCTTCGGAGGCGGTGCTGTCACGGGCTCTTCGACCGGCTTTGCAGCGGCCACAGCAGCGGTGCGCGGTCGCGGAAGCGAGTTCAGGAACGACCACGCCGACTTCGGAACGCTGGTCACCTTGTGGTCGAACAGCACGCCCGCCGGCGAATACGCCTGGCCGTAGTACGCGTCGGTGTCCTCGCGATGAACGCCGATGTAGCTGCCGGCCAGCGAGATGCCGGCGAACAGTCCGCGCGAGCGCGCGTACGAATAAATCTCGGCTGTAAACTGTGCGTCGGTTGCCGCTTCGGTCTCTCGGCCGACCGGTCCGGCGGCGATCCCCGCATCGCCCGAGAGCTTGACCTTGTTCGACAGCAGCGAGCGCACGCTGCCGGTCGTCATGAAGAACAGCACGACGTCGGTCGAGCTCGCACCGAACTGCAGGCCGAAGCTTCCTCCGGTCATCATCACGATGACCGGCGGGCTCCATTCTCCTGTCTTCGAGCGGCAGCTGAGGACGCCCTTGCCGTAGCGTCCGCCGAAGAACCACGCGGCTTTGAGCACATTCGGAATGACCGCGACGCACCGGCTGCGCGCGAACAGCTCGGCGGGAATTCTCTTGTCGGGCATCTCGCGCAGCTCGCGGAATGCGACACCGGCGCGCCGTACGCGATCGTCGAGCTCGTCGCGCGGTGTTGCGGCCCGCGACCGTGAAACGCAAAGAAGCGCGACCGCAACGGTCACCAGCAGAAAACAGAGACGATGGCGTCGCAGGATCAGGGGCATCGCAACCTCTACGGAAAAAATGGGAGGGAACGCCGGTGATTATAACGCCGGCTTCCGGCGGCGAGGAAGACCGTCCGGTGCAGATTCGAAAACAGCCTGTTCAAGCCCGAACACTTCTCCCACCCGTGCGAGGAAGACGTCCTTGGAAACCACATCCTCGACGTTGAGCTGGCCATCGAGGAACAGCGATGCGAGCCCGTGCACGAGCGCCCAGGCCCGCATTGCACGCAGCTCGATGTCCTCGCTGCGGAACACTCCCGCATCGGCACAGTACGTCAGCGTGGCACGAAGGCCGTCATATGCGCCGCGTGCCGTGCGATACAGATCTTCGTGAATCCGCTTGTCCGCGAGCTCGGGGCCGAACATCACGCGATACTGCGCGGGATTGTCGACGGCGAAGCGAACGTAGGCGAGGCCGTGCGCGACAAAGCGCTGAATCGGATCGTCGCCTGCCCGGTCGACCGCTTCCTCACTGGCCCGCTGCAGCGCCGCGAAGCCGTCGGCGGCTACGGCGGCAAGCAGCGCACGTTTGTCGGCAAAGTGCCGGTACGGTGCGGCCACCGAAACGCCGGCGCGCCGGGCCGCCCCGCGCAGCGTCAGATGCGACGGGCCGCCTTCGGCCAGCAGCTCGAGCGCGCCTTCGAGCAGCGCGCGGCGCAGATCTCCATGGTGATATGCCATCGTCTCGTCTGCGGCCGTCTATCCCGGAAAATGAAACGGGGGGAGCGTAAACGCTCCCCCCGTTCTCGATCCATTCGGCTTCCGTCCCGCGGCGAGCCGGACGCGCCGCAGCCCGACGCGTGCTACTTGTGGAAGCCCATCATGAAGCCGAACGTCAGCAGATGCTGGCCGGTCTTGTAGTCATGGGGATCCTCGACGCTCGTATCGTTCGGGCCGGGGCTGTGGCCGTCGGTGATGTTGAAGTACTTGTAATCGAGCCTCAGCAGCAGATCGACGTTGTGCGTGTTGAGCCAGTCGATCGGAAGGTCGTAGAGCAGTCCGCCGCCGCCGGCCACGTCGTTGCCTTCATCGGAGAACGCGGCGCCGAACTGGCCGAAGATGTTGAGGCCGGTGTCGGCTATCGGGAACATCGGCATGATGCCGACGTACAGACCGTCGAAATGCCCGCCGCCGGCCGCCTGGGTCGCGTTGCCGAGGCTCCAGTATTCGAGCTGGATGCCGCCGTACTTGAACAGTCGGGCAAGCACGTAAGCGCTCCATCCGAAGTCGCCGCCCCGGTCGGACTGATCGGCGTAGCCGACGCCGGGCCCGACGTTGATCGAAGGCTTGAATACCTTTTCTTTCTTCTCTTCGACGACCGTGGTCGAGGCCGTCACCGGCGCTGCCGCCGGTCCCTCGTGCACTTCGACTTCCCCCGGAGCCCCCGCGAACGCGATACCGGCCGTCGCGAACGTGCTGGCCACGACCAGTCCGGCGGTCACAGCCATCACCCGGAATCCCGCAATCCTTTTCATATCTGTCAGCCTCCTTCTTCGGTACGCGCCCTTCGTACCTGGTCCTCGTAGTGGGCCTTCTGGCGCCGTTCGGCGACGGGCGCGGGACTGTAAGAGAAGCCCGCAGGCTTCACAATCCCTGCGCTGCGCGCACTGCGCGGCGTTGCACACGATCCCGGTTTGCAGCGCTGCGGCCCCTCCGCTCGCAGCGCGCCGTTACTGGTCAGGCCGGGTCACTTCTTCGCGGATGCTTTTTTCGACGAAGACTTCGCGGATGTCCTCGACGGTGCCTTGGACGCCGCCGCCGGGGCTTTCGCCGAGGCTCTGCCGGCCGCCTTGGCCGAAGCGGCCTTTTTCACCTTCCGCGCGGGCTTGGCCGCGGCGCGACCGGCGGTGGCTTTGCGCGCCTTCGTCTTGCGCTTGCCGCCCTTCGCGCCGGCTTCCAGATAGCGACGAAGCTCGCCGGCAGCCTTCTCGAGCTGAGCGGCGATATTGGTCAATCCCATGAGCAGCTGGCGCAGGGCCGACTCGATGTCCGAAGAGACCTTGGTACCGCCTGCCCTCTTGCGGATGTCGTCACCGAGGGTGCGCGCACCTCGTTCGAGATCTGTGATCATGGAGCGGAGTCGGTCTACAGGTTTGGCTGCCATTGGCTCGTCCTTTTCGGAAGCGTGTTCCGCAGAGTGTCGGGGATTACGGGCCGCGCCCGTCGCGAAGCATTGTGCCCGTCCGGAGGGGGGCGAGTAAAGCAGCACGGCATTTCGCAGTGCGGGCGCCTGGACCGTACCCTCACATAGCGCCGCAGCATGGTGCCCATCCGGCCGATCGGGACACGACCCCGATGCCAATCGGAGCATGAAAGGGCTAGAAGCCAGGGTCGCAAGTGGAGACGCTCGGATTCCATCCTCTGGTGCGGCGCTGGTTCGAATCATCGTTCCGAGCGCCCACAGCCATCCAGCGCGAAGGCTGGCGCAGCATCTCGAGCGGCCGCGATACGCTCATTGCCGCTCCGACCGGCTCCGGAAAGACTCTGGCCGCGTTCCTGTGGTCGCTCGACGAGCTGGTCCGGGAGGCGGCCTCCGGCACTCTCGAGGACGCGATCCACACCGTCTACGTCTCTCCGCTGAAAGCCCTCGGAAACGATATCGAGAAGAACCTGGCGCTGCCGCTGGCCGGAATCCGGACCCTGGCCGACGAGGCCGGCGTCGCGCTCTCCGAGATCCGCGTGGCGGTGCGTACCGGCGATACGTCGCAGCGCGAGCGCCAGGTCCAGCTGCGCCGCCCGCCGCACGTGCTGATCACCACGCCCGAGTCGCTCTACATCCTGCTGACCGCCGCCGGCAGCCGCAGGCTGCTGGCCGGAGCGCGCCGCGTGATCGTCGACGAGATTCACGCCATCGCCCAGGACAAGCGCGGCCTGCACCTCGCGCTGTCGCTCGAGCGCCTCGACGAGAATGCCGGCCGTCCGCTGCCGCGCATCGGCCTTTCGGCTACGCAGAAACCGATCGACGAAGTCGCCCGCCTGCTGGTCGGCAGCGCGCGTCTCGACGACGCCGGAAACGCGCGCTGTGCGATCGTCGACAGTGGTCACCGCAGGCCGCTCGACCTGCGCATCGAGATTCCCGACTTCGAAATCGGCCCGATCGCGAGCCACGAGCTGCACGCGGCGATCCACGACCGCATCGCCACGCTCGCCGGCGAGCACCGCTCGACGATCGTCTTCGTCAACACCAGGCGTCTCGTCGAGCGCGTCGCGCATGCGCTCGGCGAGCGCCTCGGCAAGGACAAGGTCGCCGCACACCACGGCAGCCTTTCGCGCGAAGCGCGTCTCGACGCCGAGCAGAAGCTCAAGTCCGGCGAGGTTCCGGTCGTGGTCGCGACCGCGTCGCTCGAGCTCGGCATCGACGTCGGTCACGTCGACCTCGTCTGCCAGATCGGCGTGCCGCGCGCGATTTCGACGTTTCTCCAGCGCGTCGGCCGTTCCGGTCACTGGCTCGGCGCCGTGCCGCGCGGAATCGTTTTTCCGGTCACGCGCGACGAGCTGCTGCAGGCCGGCGCGATCGTGCGCGCGGTCTACGCCGGAGAGCTCGATGCGCTGAAGATCCCGCCGCCGGCGCGCGACGTGCTCGCGCAGCAGATCGTTGCAAGCGTGGCTGCGAGCGAGATGGACGTGGACCGCATGTTCGATCTCGTCCGGCGCGCATTTCCGTATCGCGAGATTACGCGGGCCGAGTTCGACGCGATCGTCGAGATGCTGTCCGAAGGCGTCTCCAGCCGGCGCGGCCGCCGCGGCGCGCATCTGCACTTCGATCGGGTCAACGGCGTGCTGCGGCCGCGCCGCGGCGCACGGCTTGCCGCGATCACGTCGGGCGGCGCGATTCCCGACACCGCCGACTACGACGTCGTGCTCGAGCCGGAAGGAACGTTCCTCGGCAAGGTCAACGAAGACTTCGCGGTCGAGAGCCTTGCCGGCGACATCTTCCAGCTCGGCAATCATTCGTGGCGCGTAAAGCGCGTCGAGTTCGGCCGCATCCGCGTCGACGACGCCGGCGTGCTGCCGCCGACGATCCCGTTCTGGCTCGGCGAAGGTCCGGGCAGAACCCGTGAGCTGTCGGCCGCCGTCGCCGACCTGCGCGTCGAGATTGCAGCCCGTCGCAGCGACATCGAGGAAGCGACGCGCTGGCTGGTTGCCGAGACCCGCGTCTCGCGCGAAGCCGCCATGCAGATGATCGCGTACGTCAGCGAAGGCATCGCGATGCTCGGCGCGGTTCCGACGCTCGACACCGTCATCGCCGAACGGTTCTTCGACGAAGCCGGCGGCATGCAGCTCGTGATCCACGCGCCGTTCGGCGCGCGCGTCAACCGCGCGCTCGGGCTCGCGCTGCGCAAGCGGTTCTGCGTCTCGTTCGATTTCGAGCTGCAGGCGGCTGCAACCGACGACGGCGTGCTGCTTTCGCTCGGCGAGCAGCACAGCTTCCCGCTCGATTCGGTGTTCTCGTTCGTGCGCTCCAGCACGTTCCGCGACGATCTCGTGCAGGCCGCGCTGCAGTCGCCGATGTTCATGAACCGCTGGCGGTGGAACGCGAGCCGCGCGCTCGTGCTGATGCGCTTCCGCGCCGGCAAGAAGGTGCCGCTCGCGATCCAGCGCATGCAGTCGGAAGACCTGCTGGCCGCCGTGTTCCCCGAATCGACCGGCTGCCAGGACAACCGCATGAACGGGCACATCGACGTGCCCGATCATCCGCTCGTCGCGGAAACCATCGACGATTGCCTGAACGAGGCGATGGATGCCGACGGACTGGCACTGGTGCTCGAGGCGATCGAGAGCGGCCGCATCCGTACGATCGCCGTCGAGACACCGGCGCCGTCGCCGTTCGCGCACGAGATTCTCGGCGCGGGCCCGTACGCGTACCTCGACGATGCTCCGCTCGAGGAACGCCGCGCTCGGGCCGTTTCGCTGCGCCGCACCGACGGCGTCTCGGGCGGCGAGATCGGTGCGCTCGACAAGGCCGCCATCGACGAGGTCCGCCGCCAGGCCTGGCCCGAAGCCGCGACCACCGAGGAAGTGCACGATACGCTGCTCACGCTCGGCGTGCTGCCGCTGCGCGACGCATCGGCGTGGCAGGCGAGACTCGAAGAGCTCTTGTCGTCGAGCCGGGCGACGCGGATTGTGCTCGGCGGACGCGCCGCGGCGTTCGTCGCGACCGAGCGCGTGCGCCTCGTGCGCCTGCTGTTCCCGGATGCGGTCTTCGAGCCGGCCGTTCCCGATATTTCGATCCCGTCCCTTCCCGGCGGCGAGCCGGACGACGAGAGCGCGGCGCTCGAAATCGTTCGCGGGTGGATGCACAGCGTCGGACCGGTCACGGCGCGCGCGCTGGCTGCGCGCATCGGCATCAATGAAACGCGCATCATGGCCGCTCTCGCCCGCCTCGAATCCCAGGGATGCGTGCTGCAGGGAAGCTTCACCGACGAAGCGCCGGGCGAGACAGAATGGTGCGAGCGCGGGCTGCTCGCCCGGATCCACCGTCTCACCGTCGGACGGCTGCGGCGCGAGATCGAACCGGTCAGCGCGGCCGATTTCATGCGCTTCCTGCTTCGCTGGCAGCACGTGCAGGAAGGCACACGGCTGCACGGCCGCGAGGGCGTGCGCAGCATCGTCGCGCAGCTTGGCGGCCTCGAGCTGCCGGCAACGTCGTGGGAGCGCGACGTGCTGCCGGCGCGCATCGAAAAGTACGACGGCAACGACCTCGAGCAGCTTTGCCTCGCCGGCGAAGTCGCGTGGGGACGCCTCGTGCCAACGCTGACCGAGGACGACGATACGCTGCACGCGCCGGTGCGCAGGCGACGGTCGCGCGGACCCACGCGCTCGGCGCCGATCGCGTTCTGCCTGCGCGCGGACCTTCCGGAGTTGCTCGCGCCGATTCCTGCGATGATGCGCCCGCAGGATTCGCTGTCATCACCGGCCGCGGCCGTGCTCGAGGTTCTGGAGACACGCGGCGCATCATTTCTGTCCGACATCGCGCGCTCGACCGGCAAGCTCGCCGGCGAGGTCGAGGACGCGCTGTGGGAGCTGGTCGCGTGCGGCCTCGTCACCGGCGACGGCCTGGCGGGGCTTCGTGCGCTGCTGCTTCCGGACGACAAAAAGCGCGGCCGGCGCGAGCCGCGTGCGGAGCATGGTCGCGACGGCGCCGCCGCAGCGCTCGGCCTTCGCGGCGCCCGGCTGCGTGCAGTCGGCGGGCAGTCGACGAGGCGCTCGCTTCCGGTCGGACGGTGGTCGCTGCTGCGCGCCGATTTCGCCGAGCCGGTCGCCGACGACGAGGCCGACGCGCGCACCGCGACGAGGCTGCTGCACCGCTACGGCGTCGTGTTCCGCGACGTCGTCACGCGCGAGCGCGGGCTTCCGCCGTGGCGCCGCATCCTGTGGGCTCTGCGGCGAATGGAAGCACGCGGCGTCGTTCGCGGCGGGCGCTTCGTATCGGGCTTCGTCGGAGAGCAGTTCGCGCTGCCGCACGCGGTCGATGCGCTGCGCGCCGTGCGCCGCGACAGTGCTTCCGACCAGATCGCGATCGTCGCGGCCGCCGACCCGCTGAACCTCGTCGGCGTGCTGCTGCCCGGCCCGCGCATCTCGCCGTTCAGCACCAGCGTCATCGCGTACCGCGACGGCAACGTGATCGAGGTCGGCGAGCTCGGCGAAGTGCGAAGCCGGCTTCAGGGTTTCGGCGGCCGCTTCGCCGAGCCGACTCCGCGACGACGGCGCTGAGCCAGATCGCGCCTGTTGTCTCGCTGCGGATTGCGTGAGAATGTTCACGCTCGTTTGAACACCTCTCGCCTTCTTTGGCCCCTGGCGGTCCTGCTTTGTCTCGCGCCGCTGCTCGCGGGCTGCGACGGCATGAGGCCGCGGCATCATCACGACAAGCAGAAGCAGGAGCCGGCGCCGCCCGCCTTCGAGCTTACGGCCGAAAAAACCAGCCGCCTGTTGTTTCCGGCGATCTGGCAGCCGCGCGATGGCGGCGAGAAGCGGTGCGTTCCCACACGTGATGCCGGAGCGGTCCCCGCGTGGCTCGACGCCGCGCTGGCCTCGTTGTCGTGCACGCCGGAGGCCCGCAGCGTGCTCGCTTCGGACGAGCCGGCGTCGCCGCCCGTTGACCGGCTGACGGCTGCGGCGCTGTGCAACGATGCCGACGCCGTGCGGCGCCTCGTCGCAGACGGAGCCAATCCGAACAGCCGCGATTCGTGCGGGTGGACCGCGCTGGTCGCAGCAGCCGCGGCAGGTCACCAGGACGCCATGCGTGCCCTGCTCGAACGCGGTGCGAGGCCGGACCTCGCGAGCCGTGCGGGCCGCTGGTCACGCTCGCCGCTTCTCGCCGCGCTGATGCGCGGCGACACGGCGGCCGCGAATACGCTGCTCGACGCT contains these protein-coding regions:
- a CDS encoding NAD-dependent epimerase/dehydratase family protein → MPDDVFLTGATGLLGNAIARVLVSQGRKVRALVRNTHKAKDIVPAACELVAGDITDAASVVAGARGTSVVYHAAGLPEQWLADVRDFDRVNVDGTRNVVSAAETIGATRFVYASTIDVFRFSPPGIPFDESELDPVPKATAYERSKQAADRLVAAAVATGLPAVFLHPSGIYGPGPLTSPGTNHLIADLVRGKVPMLLPGAIPVVYSDDVALGHVLAETKAAVGARYILSESTHSLTAIAEAVRAATSANGKPSKVPPVMPIAIAKVVASVGEFVSGFTKKPPLLPKGQLEFLQYGAMPSGAKAMRELDWKPRSFEQGVAQTLAFLREHGRI
- a CDS encoding nuclear transport factor 2 family protein, which produces MGIVENKQVVRSYFDAVNGGDMATITALLDDDASFWVPPSLPDGVEFRGKAMVLKLFTQSVGLYDPDAGLRVEIQLLTAEEDRVAAELIIRGKAAADGRDYENWYHFLFRIRDGHIVEIREHLDSLYAYRTLFIPAGITERSHCRWLP
- a CDS encoding YSC84-related protein, encoding MPLILRRHRLCFLLVTVAVALLCVSRSRAATPRDELDDRVRRAGVAFRELREMPDKRIPAELFARSRCVAVIPNVLKAAWFFGGRYGKGVLSCRSKTGEWSPPVIVMMTGGSFGLQFGASSTDVVLFFMTTGSVRSLLSNKVKLSGDAGIAAGPVGRETEAATDAQFTAEIYSYARSRGLFAGISLAGSYIGVHREDTDAYYGQAYSPAGVLFDHKVTSVPKSAWSFLNSLPRPRTAAVAAAKPVEEPVTAPPPKLERIPAPEKPRPVPQAEARPEPRLVPRVEPAPAPRVELRPAPPVSDGVGEPRTDELIPLRPPAPQGPANRQLAPIVPPSKAKSTTSAPLKPPGSAPAVKPVVPAAKPVAPAVKPAAPTAKPLKPPPATPPVQHEPQFEGPPLPPVDVPPTLPPVRLMPPP
- a CDS encoding WHG domain-containing protein, which produces MAYHHGDLRRALLEGALELLAEGGPSHLTLRGAARRAGVSVAAPYRHFADKRALLAAVAADGFAALQRASEEAVDRAGDDPIQRFVAHGLAYVRFAVDNPAQYRVMFGPELADKRIHEDLYRTARGAYDGLRATLTYCADAGVFRSEDIELRAMRAWALVHGLASLFLDGQLNVEDVVSKDVFLARVGEVFGLEQAVFESAPDGLPRRRKPAL
- a CDS encoding DEAD/DEAH box helicase is translated as METLGFHPLVRRWFESSFRAPTAIQREGWRSISSGRDTLIAAPTGSGKTLAAFLWSLDELVREAASGTLEDAIHTVYVSPLKALGNDIEKNLALPLAGIRTLADEAGVALSEIRVAVRTGDTSQRERQVQLRRPPHVLITTPESLYILLTAAGSRRLLAGARRVIVDEIHAIAQDKRGLHLALSLERLDENAGRPLPRIGLSATQKPIDEVARLLVGSARLDDAGNARCAIVDSGHRRPLDLRIEIPDFEIGPIASHELHAAIHDRIATLAGEHRSTIVFVNTRRLVERVAHALGERLGKDKVAAHHGSLSREARLDAEQKLKSGEVPVVVATASLELGIDVGHVDLVCQIGVPRAISTFLQRVGRSGHWLGAVPRGIVFPVTRDELLQAGAIVRAVYAGELDALKIPPPARDVLAQQIVASVAASEMDVDRMFDLVRRAFPYREITRAEFDAIVEMLSEGVSSRRGRRGAHLHFDRVNGVLRPRRGARLAAITSGGAIPDTADYDVVLEPEGTFLGKVNEDFAVESLAGDIFQLGNHSWRVKRVEFGRIRVDDAGVLPPTIPFWLGEGPGRTRELSAAVADLRVEIAARRSDIEEATRWLVAETRVSREAAMQMIAYVSEGIAMLGAVPTLDTVIAERFFDEAGGMQLVIHAPFGARVNRALGLALRKRFCVSFDFELQAAATDDGVLLSLGEQHSFPLDSVFSFVRSSTFRDDLVQAALQSPMFMNRWRWNASRALVLMRFRAGKKVPLAIQRMQSEDLLAAVFPESTGCQDNRMNGHIDVPDHPLVAETIDDCLNEAMDADGLALVLEAIESGRIRTIAVETPAPSPFAHEILGAGPYAYLDDAPLEERRARAVSLRRTDGVSGGEIGALDKAAIDEVRRQAWPEAATTEEVHDTLLTLGVLPLRDASAWQARLEELLSSSRATRIVLGGRAAAFVATERVRLVRLLFPDAVFEPAVPDISIPSLPGGEPDDESAALEIVRGWMHSVGPVTARALAARIGINETRIMAALARLESQGCVLQGSFTDEAPGETEWCERGLLARIHRLTVGRLRREIEPVSAADFMRFLLRWQHVQEGTRLHGREGVRSIVAQLGGLELPATSWERDVLPARIEKYDGNDLEQLCLAGEVAWGRLVPTLTEDDDTLHAPVRRRRSRGPTRSAPIAFCLRADLPELLAPIPAMMRPQDSLSSPAAAVLEVLETRGASFLSDIARSTGKLAGEVEDALWELVACGLVTGDGLAGLRALLLPDDKKRGRREPRAEHGRDGAAAALGLRGARLRAVGGQSTRRSLPVGRWSLLRADFAEPVADDEADARTATRLLHRYGVVFRDVVTRERGLPPWRRILWALRRMEARGVVRGGRFVSGFVGEQFALPHAVDALRAVRRDSASDQIAIVAAADPLNLVGVLLPGPRISPFSTSVIAYRDGNVIEVGELGEVRSRLQGFGGRFAEPTPRRRR
- a CDS encoding ankyrin repeat domain-containing protein; this encodes MRPRHHHDKQKQEPAPPAFELTAEKTSRLLFPAIWQPRDGGEKRCVPTRDAGAVPAWLDAALASLSCTPEARSVLASDEPASPPVDRLTAAALCNDADAVRRLVADGANPNSRDSCGWTALVAAAAAGHQDAMRALLERGARPDLASRAGRWSRSPLLAALMRGDTAAANTLLDARAHAGLATIEGHDALMFAAIGTDQELIRRLLRSHADPCRADGSGLTAAELAHAYGNTSVAAMLNRAARRCSAKAAQE